ATTCGTCGACGGCGAGTGGCAAGACGTCTACTGGTACGGGCTGTTAGAGGACGAGTGGCGGGAGTGATCGACAGCAGGCTAAATCAGTCCAGCGGGTCCGGTGCCGGCGGGGCCGTTCGCTTGTGTTCGCTGCGTTCGTACATCCCGCGGACTCGATCGACCGTTGCTTCGTCGACCTCGAGTAGTCGGGCGGTTGCGGCGATCGACAGCGGGCCGTCGATGTGCGTTGCTAGAATCGAGTCGAGGACATCGTAGCTAACGCCGAGTTCATCCTCGTCGGTCTGGTCGGCCCACAGCTCCGCGGTCGCGGTCTTGGCCGCCAGTTCCTCGGAGACGCCGACGTGGCGGGCGAGCTGGCGGACCTGCCCCTTGTAGAGGTTCCCGATCGGATGGCAGTCGACGGCCCCGTCGCCGTACTTGGTGAAGTAGCCGACCGCGGCCTCGCTGCGGTTGCCGGTCCCGACGACCAGCCGGTCCTCGTGGTTGGCCACGAGGTAGTTCAGGACCGCTCGGGCGCGAGCGCGTGCATTCCCGACCGCCTCGCGGTCGCCCTCGGCCTCGGGATAGGCCGCCAGAAGCGAGTCGACGATTGGTTCAACCTCGATCACGTCGTAGGGTATTTCGAGGTTCTGGGCGACCAACTCGGCGTCGCTCATGTTCTCCTCGCTGCTGAC
This genomic stretch from Natrinema sp. SYSU A 869 harbors:
- a CDS encoding NAD+ synthase — encoded protein: MIDLRFSEAELEQRREHITGFIRDRVDAASADGAVIGLSGGIDSTLTANLSVEALGAENVHGLVLPATVSSEENMSDAELVAQNLEIPYDVIEVEPIVDSLLAAYPEAEGDREAVGNARARARAVLNYLVANHEDRLVVGTGNRSEAAVGYFTKYGDGAVDCHPIGNLYKGQVRQLARHVGVSEELAAKTATAELWADQTDEDELGVSYDVLDSILATHIDGPLSIAATARLLEVDEATVDRVRGMYERSEHKRTAPPAPDPLD